One stretch of Armigeres subalbatus isolate Guangzhou_Male chromosome 2, GZ_Asu_2, whole genome shotgun sequence DNA includes these proteins:
- the LOC134210530 gene encoding uncharacterized protein LOC134210530 produces the protein MVQIHGFSDASEHAYGACLYLRSIAPDGFVTIRLLAAKSRVAPLNNKSIARLELCAALLLARLLLSVCTSINVTENIHLWTDSTIVLHWLSANPSTWQTFVANRVAEIQELTTNCTWNHVPGDQNPRI, from the coding sequence ATGGTACAAATTCATGGGTTTAGCGATGCGTCGGAGCACGCATATGGAGCGTGTTTGTACCTTCGATCTATCGCTCCTGACGGGTTTGTCACTATTCGTCTCCTAGCAGCTAAGTCGCGAGTAGCTCCGTTGAACAACAAATCTATTGCACGCTTGGAGCTCTGCGCAGCATTGCTCCTAGCTCGATTGCTCCTGTCCGTCTGTACCAGTATCAACGTCACGGAAAATATTCACTTGTGGACCGATTCAACGATTGTACTTCATTGGTTGTCTGCAAATCCGTCCACGTGGCAAACCTTTGTGGCCAACCGGGTCGCAGAGATCCAAGAACTTACAACCAACTGCACTTGGAACCACGTTCCAGGAGACCAAAACCCGCGGATATGA
- the LOC134210531 gene encoding uncharacterized protein LOC134210531, which yields MREISAAELAAEDDSVPQFFLPHHAILRPDSTTTKLRIVFDASCKSGSGLSLNDILMTGPTIQNTLNDIVLRFRMPAFVLMGDLCKMYRQILHHPLDQRLLRIYWRQNTSETLKIFQLLTVTYGTSSAPFLATRVLQQLAEDEQERYPLAATVIRKDMYMDDLLTGCNDVGKLKQLCSQLLGIFESAGMQLRKISSNHQEILNEIPEECRETKSLIEFDSDAPVKALGLLWEPATDSLLYKMPKFAKCEQYTKRIILSQTSSCFDPLGLLGSAVVKAKILLQTLEARLRLGSPAVESIRQ from the coding sequence ATGCGAGAAATCTCAGCCGCAGAGCTAGCAGCAGAAGACGACAGTGTTCCACAATTTTTCCTCCCACATCACGCCATTCTACGCCCTGATAGCACGACCACGAAGCTCCGCATTGTCTTCGACGCATCCTGCAAGAGTGGTTCTGGCTTATCGTTAAACGACATTCTAATGACAGGTCCGACTATTCAGAATACTCTGAACGACATCGTTCTTCGCTTTCGGATGCCAGCCTTTGTTCTCATGGGTGATCTCTGCAAAATGTACCGTCAAATTCTTCATCATCCTCTCGATCAACGGCTGCTGCGAATCTACTGGCGGCAAAACACTTCGGAAACGCTGAAAATTTTCCAGCTCCTCACCGTAACCTACGGTACAAGCTCTGCTCCATTCCTCGCTACACGAGTGCTGCAGCAGCTCGCGGAGGATGAACAGGAACGATACCCACTAGCGGCGACAGTAATTCGCAAAGATATGTACATGGATGATCTGCTTACCGGATGCAATGATGTAGGGAAACTCAAGCAACTCTGCTCCCAGCTTCTCGGAATTTTTGAGAGTGCTGGGATGCAACTCCGAAAGATATCCTCGAATCACCAAGaaattcttaacgaaattccCGAAGAGTGTCGAGAGACCAAATCGCTCATTGAGTTTGATTCCGATGCTCCTGTGAAGGCCCTTGGTCTTCTGTGGGAGCCAGCAACTGATTCGCTTCTCTACAAAATGCCAAAGTTCGCAAAGTGTGAGCAGTATACGAAAAGGATCATACTGTCACAAACATCCAGTTGCTTTGATCCACTAGGGCTTCTTGGTTCAGCTGTCGTGAAGGCTAAAATCTTGCTACAGACACTGGAAGCTCGACTACGACTGGGATCACCTGCTGTCGAAAGCATTCGCCAATGA
- the LOC134218361 gene encoding uncharacterized protein LOC134218361: MTRSLLPPRSVQRAFLCFLRVLAWQADLPQNPRNNVIKAEGLESVNTFRSGISPKRTETPSSPNVPPRFIEETDRFMLRRKFGLVNPNPATNRHCLTPTKPSIPDRFMFRREFGHPSTALEICHQKPHTTSSRTTSTNQQAHKTS, from the coding sequence GTCCGTCCAACGGGCCTTTTTGTGTTTTTTGCGAGTGCTTGCCTGGCAAGCCGATCTTCCCCAGAACCCCCGGAACAACGTCATAAAGGCTGAAGGATTGGAATCCGTCAACACATTCCGATCGGGAATATCCCCAAAACGGACAGAAACCCCATCCAGCCCCAACGTTCCACCAAGGTTCATCGAGGAGACCGACCGGTTTATGTTACGGCGTAAATTCGGTCTAGTCAATCCGAACCCAGCTACGAACCGCCATTGCTTGACGCCAACGAAACCGAGCATCCCAGACCGGTTCATGTTCCGGCGTGAATTCGGTCACCCCTCAACCGCCCTTGAAATCTGCCACCAAAAACCGCACACCACCAGTTCCCGTACCACTTCTACCAACCAACAAGCGCACAAAACATCCTGA
- the LOC134210532 gene encoding uncharacterized protein LOC134210532, with protein MLSSAELNATQAVLIKLAQADGFKDELKELHSGNAISKKSPLRRLSPILDPEGIIRVGGRLNLLEQPYIMKHPILLPNPHPYTRLLATLHHLRLIHGGGRVTLASMREYFWPIRGRRLVRSIIHACFRCTRASPVPATQQLGQLPIHRIRPSRPFCITGMDFAGPVYLKAIHKRASPAKAYICIFVCFSTKAVHIELVGDLSTSAFLAAFRRFVSRRGRPTDVYSDNGKNFEGAKTSWSTFNVSSWIATKIFTPSARMNPSPGICVHQKRRTLVDYGKGRKVAKTHLYRQLGNSRLTFEEMTTLLTQIEAAMNSRPLVPLSEDPNDLSCLTPAHFLIGSTMQAIPEQDLTRVSICLLDRLQATQRTYQQFWHQWRREYLQELLPSQAYLSHVDFYHF; from the coding sequence ATGCTTTCATCAGCCGAACTCAACGCTACGCAAGCTGTACTCATCAAGCTAGCTCAGGCGGATGGATTCAAGGACGAACTAAAAGAGCTTCACAGTGGTAACGCAATTTCGAAAAAGTCGCCGCTTCGTCGTCTAAGCCCCATACTTGACCCTGAAGGCATAATTAGAGTGGGAGGGAGATTGAATTTGTTAGAGCAACCGTATATAATGAAACATCCTATCCTCCTTCCAAATCCTCACCCCTATACACGCCTTCTCGCTACGTTACATCACCTACGGTTAATCCATGGTGGCGGCCGAGTCACATTGGCCTCCATGCGCGAATATTTCTGGCCCATCCGAGGACGACGATTAGTGCGCAGCATCATACATGCCTGTTTCCGCTGCACCCGAGCAAGTCCCGTTCCCGCAACGCAGCAGCTAGGACAACTTCCGATTCATCGCATACGACCCAGCCGTCCCTTCTGCATCACCGGCATGGACTTTGCCGGCCCAGTGTACCTGAAAGCAATCCACAAACGAGCATCTCCAGCGAAGGCCTATATTTGCATCTTCGTGTGTTTTAGCACCAAAGCCGTCCATATCGAGCTGGTGGGAGACCTCTCCACATCAGCATTCCTGGCAGCATTCCGCAGATTTGTGTCTCGTCGGGGACGACCTACCGATGTCTACTCCGATAACGGGAAAAATTTCGAGGGGGCAAAAACGAGTTGGAGCACATTCAACGTTTCTTCTTGGATAGCAACCAAAATATTCACTCCTTCTGCGCGAATGAATCCATCACCTGGCATCTGTGTCCACCAAAAGCGCCGCACTTTGGTGGACTATGGAAAAGGCCGTAAAGTCGCCAAAACGCACCTGTACCGACAGCTGGGAAATTCTCGGTTGACGTTCGAAGAGATGACGACACTGCTAACCCAAATCGAAGCGGCAATGAACAGTCGACCACTGGTGCCTCTATCTGAAGACCCGAACGATTTATCGTGCCTCACTCCTGCTCACTTCCTAATCGGATCAACGATGCAAGCAATTCCAGAGCAAGATCTCACCAGAGTTTCCATCTGCCTGCTCGACCGCCTTCAAGCTACCCAGCGAACGTACCAACAATTTTGGCATCAATGGCGTCGTGAATATTTGCAAGAGCTGCTGCCGTCccaagcatatctgtcccatgtcgatttttatcatttttga
- the LOC134210529 gene encoding uncharacterized protein LOC134210529, whose product MANNRRHGPISVEELNTTLYGILRLVQAEYFGSELSALQGGRPIPPRSKLRYLCPAFQDGLIRVGGRLEHAAVVNDTRKPFVLPRKHPLTWLIATSIHRQQLHCGPQLLLSIIRQQFWPLGGRDLTREVVHKCVICVKTRPRNLVQLMGSLPAVRVTQSYTFENVGIDFAGPFYLQRPSPRSSPKKSYVAVFVCMATKASHLELVCELTTAAFIASLRRFIARRGRPQHIYCDNATNFVGAGREIRNLFRSQQHRHSVSNETSSQSIQFHFIPAKSPNFGGLWEACVKSMKHHLRRVIGSANLPRDAFCTVLAQVEACLNSRPITPLSSDPNDLQALTPGHFLIGRALNDLPNPNYTVIPENRLRLWERVQRHTQQFWKRWHQEYLTTLQQRYKWSTVNRNLIVGAMVMIQEESLPVLKWSLGRVVDIHPGADGMVRVATVKLPSGTFTKRSISRLCILPVEIDPAILQGSSQSPRAGTSTHSTGSSGDPGHLSASAGAAGPTHEDVSSEDD is encoded by the coding sequence ATGGCAAACAACCGTCGGCATGGTCCGATATCTGTTGAAGAGCTCAATACAACACTGTATGGAATACTGCGATTAGTACAAGCCGAATACTTCGGATCGGAGCTCAGTGCACTTCAAGGGGGAAGGCCAATCCCACCTCGATCTAAACTCCGATACCTCTGTCCAGCTTTTCAAGACGGTCTAATTCGCGTTGGTGGCCGGCTCGAGCACGCTGCCGTCGTCAATGATACCAGAAAACCTTTCGTACTCCCGAGAAAGCACCCCCTCACGTGGCTGATCGCCACCTCGATCCATCGTCAACAGCTACACTGTGGTCCGCAGTTGTTGCTGTCCATTATTCGCCAACAGTTCTGGCCATTAGGCGGCCGAGACCTTACACGCGAAGTAGTACACAAGTGCGTTATCTGCGTGAAGACGCGTCCTCGAAATCTCGTACAGCTAATGGGGTCGCTGCCAGCGGTTCGCGTGACTCAATCATACACCTTTGAAAATGTTGGCATCGACTTTGCTGGACCGTTCTATCTGCAGCGACCAAGTCCCCGCTCTTCACCTAAGAAAAGCTATGTGGCCGTTTTTGTATGCATGGCCACAAAGGCATCACATCTCGAGCTTGTCTGCGAGCTCACGACAGCAGCATTCATTGCAAGCCTTCGACGCTTCATAGCGAGGCGCGGTCGTCCACAACACATCTATTGTGATAACGCCACGAATTTTGTGGGCGCCGGACGAGAAATACGCAACCTATTTCGCTCTCAGCAGCATCGTCACTCAGTGTCCAACGAGACTTCCTCCCAGTCGATACAATTCCACTTTATACCGGCCAAATCTCCCAACTTTGGTGGTCTGTGGGAGGCTTGCGTAAAGTCAATGAAGCATCATCTTCGTCGAGTCATCGGAAGCGCAAACTTGCCACGTGACGCTTTTTGTACCGTTCTCGCTCAGGTGGAAGCATGCCTGAATTCACGGCCCATCACTCCACTGTCCAGTGACCCAAACGACTTGCAAGCCCTAACGCCTGGGCATTTCCTAATCGGGCGGGCCTTGAATGACCTCCCGAATCCCAACTACACTGTTATTCCCGAAAATCGACTTCGTCTTTGGGAACGTGTTCAACGCCACACTCAACAATTCTGGAAAAGGTGGCACCAAGAGTATCTCACAACCCTTCAGCAACGATACAAGTGGTCAACTGTTAACCGCAATTTAATTGTCGGGGCTATGGTCATGATCCAGGAAGAATCCCTCCCAGTCCTTAAATGGTCTCTGGGGCGAGTGGTCGATATTCATCCGGGCGCAGATGGGATGGTGCGTGTAGCCACGGTGAAGTTGCCATCCGGAACTTTCACAAAGCGCTCCATTTCCAGGCTGTGTATCCTACCAGTCGAGATAGATCCAGCGATTCTTCAAGGTTCAAGTCAAAGTCCCAGGGCTGGTACCTCGACACATTCCACAGGGTCATCTGGCGATCCTGGTCACCTCAGTGCCTCTGCTGGTGCAGCTGGCCCAACCCATGAAGACGTTTCAAGTGAAGATGATTAA